The Sandaracinus amylolyticus genomic interval GGTCGCGTGCGAGGAGGTGCCTCGTGCTCGATCACTTCGGCTGGAACGTTCGCGACCTCGCGCGCAGCGTCGCGTTCTACGAGCGCTGTCTCGCGCCGCTCGGGCTCACGAAGATCGATGCGGGCGACGGCTTCGCGATCTTCGGGGATCGCACGAGGGACGACGCGCCGTACCTGTGGATCGGCACGCTCGTGCCGTCGTTCTGGACGGGCGAGCACCGCCCCGGCGCCGCGCCGATCCACGTCGCGTTCCGCGCGCCCGACCAGCGCGCCGTCGACGCGTTCCACCGCGAAGGCCTCGCGGCGGGAGGACGCGACAACGGCGCGCCGGGGCGGCGCGAGGACGGCCTCACGTACTACGCGGCGTTCCTGATCGATCCCGACGGCAACAACGTCGAGGCCGCGGTCCGGCTCGCGCGCTGAGATCGTTGGAGCTCAAACCATCCCGCGGCCGCGGAACCACGCGACCGCGTCGCCGATCGTCTCCTCGATCGGCCGATACCGCGCGCCCAGCTCGCGCACCGACTTCGCGTTCGAGTAGTACGACGGCTTGAGCGAGTACTCGAAGAAGTCGCGCGCGAGCAGCGGCGGCTCACCGGTGCGCGCCGCCTGGGCCTCCATCGCGATCGCGATCCCGCGCGCTGCCGCGACCGGCAGGCGCAGCAGCGGCCGCTTGCGCCCGGTCACGCGATCGATCGCGCGGATGAGCTCTTCGTTCGTGAGGTTGTGCGCGGTCGCGAGGTAACGCTCGCCCTTCTTGCCCTTCTCCGCCGCGAGCACGTGCGCCTCCGCGGCGTCGCGCACGTCGACGTACGACGCGCCGCCCTCGTACACGACCGCGGGCCCCGGCGTCTTGAGCGAGCCGAGGATGAGGCCGCCGCTCGGCGTGGGGCGGATGTCGTTGGGCCCGAGCACGATGCCCGGGCACACGACGCGCACGTCGAGATCCCACGCGGCGAAGTACTCCGCGAGCTCGCGGCTGTGGAGCTTGCTGCGCGAGTACGGGAAGTCGAGATCCCACGCTTCGTACGGCGTCGTCTCGTCGCCGAGCGTGCCCGGCTTCGGCCGCCCTACCGAGACGATCGACGCGGTGTAGATCACGCGCTGCACGCCGGCGCGCCGCGCCGCCTCGATCACGTGGAACGTGCCGCGCAGGTTCACGTCGTACATCGGCGCGGGATCGGGCGCCCAGTCCTTGTAGATCGCGGCCGCGTGGAAGACGGTGTCCATCCCTTCCACCGCGCGCTTGCACACGTCGACGCTGCGCACGTCGCCCTCGATCACGTCGACGTCGAGGCCCGTGACGTTGTCGCGTGGCTCGCCCTTCGCCGCGAGCACGCGCACCGCGACGCCGCGATCGATCAGCCGCCGCACCATCCAGCTGCCCAGGAACCCGCATCCCCCGGTGACCAGCGCGCGCTTCATCCGTGCCGCCTCCTCGTTTCGCGCGCGGACTCTACCAGCGCGCGAAACGTTCTCGCGATCACTGTAACAGCGAACGATGTCACGTGCTCGTGGCGCATCACGATTCCGTCGCCGATGCGTGTCCGAGCCGGTCTCGCCTTTCGCGCTATGGTCGCGCGGTGATGCGGAGCTTCCGGACCTGGTCCGGCTACCACACGACGATCCCCGCGCGATGGGCGACGCCGGGCTCGGAGGCCGAGATCGCCGCGCTCCTGCGCGAGGCGGATCGCGCGGGCCGGCGCGTGAAGGTGATCGGCTCGGGGCACTCGTGGTCGGACATCGCGCTGCCCGACGACGTCTGCGTCGATCTGCGGCGCATGCGTCGCGTGCTCGCGATCGACGCCGCGGCGCGCACCATCCGCGTGCAGGCCGGGATCCGGCTCGAGGAGATCACCGACGCGCTCGATCGCGTCGGCATGGCGCTGCCGATCCTCGGCTCGATCGCGAAGCAGACGATCGCCGGCGCGATCGCGACCGGCACCCACGGCAGCTCGCTGCGGCACGGCAACCTCGCGAGCCTCGTCGTCGCGATGCGGCTCGTGACGCCGCGCGGCGAGATCGTGGAGCTCGGCCCCGAGCACCCGTGGCTGCCCGCGGCGCGCGTGTCGCTCGGCGCGCTCGGGATCGTCACCGAGGTCACGCTCTCGACGACGCCCGCGTTCCGCCTCGAGGAGTCGCTCGAGACGCGCCCGATCGAGCGCGTCGCGCGCGAGCTGCGCACGATCGCGCAGAGCGCCGAGTACGTGAAGATCTGGTGGCTGCCGACCCAGGGCGATGCGCTGATCTTCCGCTATGCGCGAACGCCGCTGCGCGCCGTCGCGCGCCCGCTCGCGCGCTTCGTGGACGAGAAGATCGTCAACCAGACGCTCTTCGAGCTCGCGCTGCGCGCCGCCGGTCGTTACCCGTCGCTCACGCGACATGTGAATTCGATCGTGATGGGCGCGTACTTCCGCGCCGGGACGCGCGTCGATCGCAGCGATCGCTGCTTCAACCTCGCGATGCCGCCGATCCATCGCGAGACCGAGCTCGCGCTCGAGCTCGACGACGCGGGCGCGCTGCTCTCGGAGGTCGCGGGCGCGATCCACGAGGACGGGCTCGTCGTGAACTTCCCGTGCGAGGTGCGCTTCGTCGCGGGCGACGACGCGTGGATGAGCCCGGCGTACGGTCGCGACACCTGCCAGATCGGGTTCTATCAAGCGGAGAGCCCGCACCTCGCGAAGTACTTCGCGCGCGTCGAGGAGATCGGCGCGCGGTACGACGCGCGGCCGCACTGGGGCAAGGAGTTCTCGACGCCCGGCGAGCGCGTGCGCGCCGCGTACCCGATGGCGCCCGCGTTCCTCGCGCTGCGTCGCGAGCTCGATCCGCGCGGCACCGTGCAGAACCGCTTCCTCCTCCGCGTGCTGGGTCCGATCGACCGCGCAGAAGCGATGGCGGCGGAGTGATGCGCCGCGCGCTCGTGCTCTTCATGGTGCTCGTCGGATGCGGGAGCACACCGCCACGGACGAGCGCGCCGAGCGCGCGACCGCGCCTCGTCGTGGTCGCGGTCTACGATCAGCTCGGCAGCGACGTACTCGCCGCGCACCTGCCGCACCTCGATCCCGACGGCGCGATCCGCAGCGCGATCGCCCGCGGCCGCTACGTGCAGCGCGCGCGTTATGCGTACAGCGCGACGCTCACCGCGCCGGGCCATGCGGCGATCCACTCGGGCGCGTCGCCGCGCGACAGCGGGATCGGAAGCAATCGCGTGTTCGTGCTCGGACGTGGTCGCGTGAGCGCGATGGACGACGGAACGCACCGCGTGTGGGGCCGCGACGATGCGGGCGCGAGCCCGTTCCGGCTGCAGGCCGAGACCGTCGCCGACGTGATCCAGAGCGAACGTCCTGCGTCGCTCGTCGTGTCGCTCGCGCTGAAGGATCGCTCCGCGATCCTTCCCGGCGGGCAGCACCCCGATGTCTGCGTGTGGTTCGACGCCGAGGCCGGCGGGTTCACGAGCTCGACGTGGTACGCGCCTGCGATGCCCGAGTGGCTCGCGTCGTGGCGCGCGCGCGAGCCCTTCGAGGCGGCGATGGAGACGCCGTGGACGCCGCGCGATCCCGCTGCGCTCGAGGCGCGCTTCGGGCCCGACGTGCAGCCGGGCGAAGGCGCGTACGGGTTCGACGCGAGCTTCCCGCACGACGCGCGTGGGCTCGAGGACGCGGATGCGTTCCGCTCGTTGCCGTCGAGCACCGATCACATGCTCGCGCTCGGGCGCGAGATCGCCGCGCGCTTCGAGCTGGGCGAGGACGACGAGCCCGATCTCCTCGCGCTCTCGATCTCGACGACCGACTACGTCGGGCACGCGTTCGGCCCGTCATCGTGGGAGTACGCGGACGTGCTGCTGCGCGTCGATCGCGCGCTCGGGGACTTCGTGCGGGAGCTCGAGGCGCGCGTCGGACCGATCGCGCTCGTGATCACGTCGGACCACGGCGCGGCGGAGCTCGTCGAGCGCACGCACGCGAGCGGGCACACCGACGCAGTGCGCTTCACGAGCGAGTCGTCGCTGCCTCGCCTCGAGGCGCACCTGCGCGAGACGCTCGGCGCGCCGCCGGAGGGCGCGACCGCGTGGGCCGAGGGCTGGGTGCAACCGTACGTGTACCTCGGCATGCGCGAGCCGCGCGTGATCGAGGCAGCGCTCGCGTGGCTGCGCGCGCAGCCGGGGATCGGCGCGGCGGTGGACGCGCGCGCGGTCGCGGCGGCGCCGGTGCCCGAGGGCGAGTCGCTCGACGCGCTGATCGCGCGCGCGATCCCGCGGGATCCGCCGGGCGACATCTACGTGATGCCCGCCGAGCGCTCGGTCGCGATGGAGGACATGCCCGAGGGCGTCGGCACGTCGCACGGCTCGGCGTGGCTCTACGATCGCGACGTGCCGGTGATCGTCGTGGGACCGCAGTTCGCGCGCGAAGAGATCACCGACGTGATGCCGCAGTGCCGCGTCGCGGGGACCATCGCCGAGCTCGCCGGCGTGCGGGCGCCGCGCTTCGCGTGCGGCGCGCTCTGATCACCCGAAGCACACGCCGTCGCCGCGATACGTCGGCTCGCGCGCTTCGATCACCCCGCCACGCACCATCAGGTACTCGCGGAAGCGCTCGGCCATCTCGCCGGCCTTCGCGTGGCGGAAGATCACGGGATCGCCGACGCGCGGCCTGCGCTCCGCGCGATCGACGCGCAGCGGCGACTGCACCTCGCCCGCGCCCTCGAGCCCGATCCACGCGAGCCCGCGCGGCGACCACGGCATCGGCAGCCGATCGAGCCCCGGCGTGCCCGACGCGACGTAACCGCCGTACGCGCACGTCACGTGATCACGATCGGGCACGCGCGCGACCTCGAGCGCGAAGAACTGCGCGGGCTCGAGATCGAGCCCCGCGTACCCGTCGAACAAGTGCGAGCAGAGGAACCCCGAGCCCACCGCGACCTCGGTGACGACGGGGTCCGCCGCGGTGATCTCGATGCTGCCCGTGCCGCCGCCGTCGACGAGCGCTGCGTCGGGGCACTCGACGCGCATGGCGCTCACCGCCGCGCCGCGCAGCGCGCGCACCGCGGGGATCGCGAGCGACTTCAGCGCGCGCGCCGCCGCGTTCTTCGCCGCACCCGCGCTCGCGCTCGCATCGGGCAGCCCCGCGACGTGCGCCTCGTACGCCATGAGCCCGACCATGCGCACGCCGGGGACCGACTTCGCCGCGCGCGCCAGCGCGCCCACGTCGTCCGCGCTGCGGAGCGGGCTGCGCCGGACGCCGAGGTGCGCGCGCCCTCCGAGCGGCCGGTACGACACGTCGAGATCGAGCACCGCATCGAGCGTGATCGACGCACGACGGGCGGCGGCACCCAGCGCCTCGAGGTGATCGCTCGAGTCGACGATGCAGCGAATGTTGGCACCGAGTGCCACTTTCTGCGCGACCGCGTCGAGCGATGCGTGCTGCACCGTCGGGTACGCGATCAGCAGATCGTCGAAGCCCTGCGACGCGAGCCACGCTGCTTCGTCCGCCGAGTAGCAGAGGAGCCCGCGGAACGCGTCCCCGCCGCGCTCGAGCACGCGCCGCAGCACACCGCGGTGCCGCACCGACTTCGACGCGACGCGCACGGTGCGGCCGGTCCCCGCGATGCGCGCGCGCACCCGATCGACGTTGCGCTCCAGCGCGTCGAGGTCGACGAGCGCGCACGGGAGGCGCTCGGACGCGAGCGCGCGGCGGAAATCATCCCAGTCCATCTGCGCATCGTACCCGCGGCGAAGCGCAAGGAACGAGCACGCGAGCACGTCGTGCCTAGATCCCGGTCCG includes:
- a CDS encoding alkaline phosphatase family protein encodes the protein MRRALVLFMVLVGCGSTPPRTSAPSARPRLVVVAVYDQLGSDVLAAHLPHLDPDGAIRSAIARGRYVQRARYAYSATLTAPGHAAIHSGASPRDSGIGSNRVFVLGRGRVSAMDDGTHRVWGRDDAGASPFRLQAETVADVIQSERPASLVVSLALKDRSAILPGGQHPDVCVWFDAEAGGFTSSTWYAPAMPEWLASWRAREPFEAAMETPWTPRDPAALEARFGPDVQPGEGAYGFDASFPHDARGLEDADAFRSLPSSTDHMLALGREIAARFELGEDDEPDLLALSISTTDYVGHAFGPSSWEYADVLLRVDRALGDFVRELEARVGPIALVITSDHGAAELVERTHASGHTDAVRFTSESSLPRLEAHLRETLGAPPEGATAWAEGWVQPYVYLGMREPRVIEAALAWLRAQPGIGAAVDARAVAAAPVPEGESLDALIARAIPRDPPGDIYVMPAERSVAMEDMPEGVGTSHGSAWLYDRDVPVIVVGPQFAREEITDVMPQCRVAGTIAELAGVRAPRFACGAL
- a CDS encoding D-arabinono-1,4-lactone oxidase; translated protein: MRSFRTWSGYHTTIPARWATPGSEAEIAALLREADRAGRRVKVIGSGHSWSDIALPDDVCVDLRRMRRVLAIDAAARTIRVQAGIRLEEITDALDRVGMALPILGSIAKQTIAGAIATGTHGSSLRHGNLASLVVAMRLVTPRGEIVELGPEHPWLPAARVSLGALGIVTEVTLSTTPAFRLEESLETRPIERVARELRTIAQSAEYVKIWWLPTQGDALIFRYARTPLRAVARPLARFVDEKIVNQTLFELALRAAGRYPSLTRHVNSIVMGAYFRAGTRVDRSDRCFNLAMPPIHRETELALELDDAGALLSEVAGAIHEDGLVVNFPCEVRFVAGDDAWMSPAYGRDTCQIGFYQAESPHLAKYFARVEEIGARYDARPHWGKEFSTPGERVRAAYPMAPAFLALRRELDPRGTVQNRFLLRVLGPIDRAEAMAAE
- a CDS encoding VOC family protein; its protein translation is MLDHFGWNVRDLARSVAFYERCLAPLGLTKIDAGDGFAIFGDRTRDDAPYLWIGTLVPSFWTGEHRPGAAPIHVAFRAPDQRAVDAFHREGLAAGGRDNGAPGRREDGLTYYAAFLIDPDGNNVEAAVRLAR
- a CDS encoding NAD-dependent epimerase/dehydratase family protein — its product is MKRALVTGGCGFLGSWMVRRLIDRGVAVRVLAAKGEPRDNVTGLDVDVIEGDVRSVDVCKRAVEGMDTVFHAAAIYKDWAPDPAPMYDVNLRGTFHVIEAARRAGVQRVIYTASIVSVGRPKPGTLGDETTPYEAWDLDFPYSRSKLHSRELAEYFAAWDLDVRVVCPGIVLGPNDIRPTPSGGLILGSLKTPGPAVVYEGGASYVDVRDAAEAHVLAAEKGKKGERYLATAHNLTNEELIRAIDRVTGRKRPLLRLPVAAARGIAIAMEAQAARTGEPPLLARDFFEYSLKPSYYSNAKSVRELGARYRPIEETIGDAVAWFRGRGMV
- a CDS encoding alanine racemase is translated as MDWDDFRRALASERLPCALVDLDALERNVDRVRARIAGTGRTVRVASKSVRHRGVLRRVLERGGDAFRGLLCYSADEAAWLASQGFDDLLIAYPTVQHASLDAVAQKVALGANIRCIVDSSDHLEALGAAARRASITLDAVLDLDVSYRPLGGRAHLGVRRSPLRSADDVGALARAAKSVPGVRMVGLMAYEAHVAGLPDASASAGAAKNAAARALKSLAIPAVRALRGAAVSAMRVECPDAALVDGGGTGSIEITAADPVVTEVAVGSGFLCSHLFDGYAGLDLEPAQFFALEVARVPDRDHVTCAYGGYVASGTPGLDRLPMPWSPRGLAWIGLEGAGEVQSPLRVDRAERRPRVGDPVIFRHAKAGEMAERFREYLMVRGGVIEAREPTYRGDGVCFG